A genomic segment from Peribacillus sp. ACCC06369 encodes:
- the glmM gene encoding phosphoglucosamine mutase has product MGKYFGTDGVRGIANSELTPELAFKLGRFGGYVLTRNTEKPKVLIGRDTRISGEMLEGALVAGLLSIGAEVMRLGVISTPGVAYLTKALSAEAGVMISASHNPVEDNGIKFFGPDGFKLSDDQEAEIETLLDLEKDELPRPVGGDLGHLNDYFEGGQKYLQYLKQSVDEDFTGIHVALDCAHGATSALAMHLFADLDADISTMGASPNGLNINDKVGSTHPEALAEFLKEKGADVGLAFDGDGDRVIAIDEKGNIVDGDQIMYICAKYLKENNRLKQGTVVSTIMSNLGFYKGLEEHGIQSAQTAVGDRYVVEEMRKGGYNLGGEQSGHIIFLDYNTTGDGLLTGLQLVNIMSDTQKTLSELAGEMRKYPQTLINVRVTDKHAVTDNEKVQEVIKAVEGEMNGNGRILVRPSGTEPLVRVMAEAPTAEECTNYVDRIVSVVRAEMGINE; this is encoded by the coding sequence ATGGGTAAATATTTTGGAACAGACGGAGTAAGGGGTATAGCGAATAGCGAATTAACACCGGAGCTGGCATTTAAACTGGGCCGATTTGGTGGCTACGTTCTTACTAGAAATACAGAAAAACCCAAAGTGCTCATAGGGCGCGATACACGAATTTCAGGTGAAATGCTGGAAGGTGCACTTGTTGCCGGTCTATTATCCATTGGGGCTGAAGTGATGCGCCTGGGTGTAATTTCGACACCGGGAGTTGCCTATTTAACAAAGGCCTTAAGTGCCGAAGCAGGTGTCATGATTTCCGCTTCGCATAATCCAGTAGAGGATAATGGCATTAAATTCTTTGGACCGGATGGTTTTAAGCTATCCGATGATCAAGAAGCGGAAATTGAAACATTGTTAGATTTGGAAAAGGATGAACTTCCACGCCCGGTTGGCGGAGATTTAGGCCATTTGAACGATTATTTCGAAGGTGGGCAAAAGTATCTCCAGTACTTGAAACAATCAGTGGATGAAGACTTTACAGGCATTCATGTTGCGCTCGATTGTGCACATGGGGCGACATCAGCCTTGGCCATGCATTTGTTTGCGGATCTTGATGCAGACATCTCTACAATGGGGGCATCGCCCAATGGCTTGAACATCAATGACAAGGTAGGTTCCACCCACCCTGAAGCACTTGCTGAATTCTTAAAAGAAAAAGGTGCGGATGTTGGACTTGCTTTCGATGGTGACGGAGACCGCGTCATTGCCATAGATGAAAAAGGAAATATAGTGGACGGCGACCAAATCATGTATATATGTGCGAAATACTTGAAAGAAAATAATCGTCTGAAACAGGGAACAGTGGTTTCTACGATCATGAGCAACCTTGGTTTTTATAAAGGTCTTGAAGAGCACGGTATACAAAGCGCCCAAACGGCAGTGGGGGATCGCTATGTGGTGGAAGAGATGCGAAAAGGCGGCTATAACCTTGGCGGCGAACAATCCGGACATATCATCTTCCTGGACTATAACACCACAGGAGATGGCTTATTGACGGGCTTACAGCTTGTGAACATCATGAGTGACACCCAAAAAACCTTATCAGAGCTCGCTGGCGAGATGAGGAAATATCCACAGACACTCATCAACGTCAGAGTTACCGATAAGCATGCTGTAACTGATAATGAAAAGGTACAGGAAGTCATTAAGGCAGTCGAAGGGGAAATGAACGGAAACGGTCGCATTTTGGTGAGACCATCCGGTACTGAACCGCTAGTCCGTGTTATGGCTGAAGCACCGACTGCTGAAGAATGCACTAATTATGTAGATCGCATCGTCTCAGTGGTAAGAGCGGAAATGGGAATAAACGAATAA
- the glmS gene encoding glutamine--fructose-6-phosphate transaminase (isomerizing) — MCGIVGYIGLSDAKEILLKGLEKLEYRGYDSSGIAVKNDAGVTIFKEKGRIADLRGAVDDNTIAYTGIGHTRWATHGVPSRENAHPHQSNSGRLTLVHNGVIENYAILKREYLKDVAFKSETDTEVIVQLIEKFVNDGMEVEEAFRQTLTLLEGSYAIALLDAENDETIFVAKNKSPLLIGVGNDFNVIASDAMAMLQVTDQFLELMDKEMVIVTSEKVTIKNLSNEEVMRAPYTAELDASDIEKGTYPHYMLKEVDEQPAVIRKIIQAYQNEEGKLAIDYSITEAVSEADRIYIIACGTSYHAGLIGKQFIEKMTEIPVEVHVASEFTYNMPLLSKKPLFIFISQSGETADSRAVLVSIKALGHKALTITNVPGSTLSREADYTLLLHAGPEIAVASTKAYTAQVAVLSILANVTGKFRKMEYDFDLVKELGIVATAMEALCDSKEEMEAIAREYMSVTRNCFFIGRSLDYYVVLEGALKLKEISYIQAEGFAGGELKHGTIALIEEGTPVIALATQAGVNLSIRGNVKEVVARGANPCIISMKGLEEEDDRFVIPEVNELLTPLISVIPLQLIAYYAALHRECDVDKPRNLAKSVTVE, encoded by the coding sequence ATGTGTGGAATTGTTGGATATATTGGACTTAGTGATGCAAAGGAAATTTTATTAAAAGGTCTTGAAAAACTTGAATACCGCGGATATGACTCTTCAGGGATTGCTGTGAAAAATGATGCAGGCGTGACAATCTTCAAGGAAAAGGGACGAATCGCGGACTTACGCGGTGCCGTGGATGATAACACTATTGCATATACTGGAATAGGACATACACGCTGGGCCACCCATGGTGTGCCAAGCCGTGAGAATGCTCATCCTCACCAAAGTAATTCAGGTCGCTTGACTTTAGTTCATAATGGGGTCATTGAAAACTATGCGATTCTAAAACGTGAATATTTAAAGGATGTTGCCTTTAAAAGCGAAACGGATACGGAAGTCATCGTTCAACTAATTGAGAAGTTCGTAAACGATGGTATGGAAGTGGAAGAGGCGTTCCGTCAAACACTCACTCTATTAGAAGGCTCATATGCCATTGCCCTTTTGGATGCTGAAAATGATGAAACCATTTTTGTCGCAAAAAATAAAAGCCCGCTGCTGATCGGTGTGGGAAATGATTTTAACGTTATCGCTTCAGATGCAATGGCCATGTTGCAAGTCACAGATCAATTCCTTGAACTGATGGATAAAGAAATGGTTATCGTGACAAGTGAAAAGGTAACGATCAAGAACCTTTCCAACGAAGAAGTTATGCGAGCTCCATATACTGCTGAACTGGATGCAAGTGATATTGAAAAAGGTACGTATCCTCACTATATGCTTAAAGAAGTCGACGAGCAGCCAGCTGTCATACGTAAAATCATTCAAGCATACCAAAATGAAGAAGGTAAACTTGCAATCGATTATAGCATTACTGAAGCGGTAAGTGAGGCTGACCGTATTTATATCATCGCTTGCGGAACCAGCTATCATGCAGGATTGATTGGTAAGCAGTTCATCGAAAAAATGACTGAAATTCCGGTTGAGGTCCATGTGGCATCGGAATTCACTTACAATATGCCGTTATTATCGAAAAAACCGTTATTCATCTTCATTTCACAAAGTGGTGAAACTGCAGATAGCCGTGCCGTATTAGTGTCCATCAAAGCGCTTGGTCATAAAGCTCTGACCATCACGAACGTACCGGGCTCTACATTGTCACGTGAAGCGGATTATACGCTCTTGCTGCATGCTGGCCCTGAAATAGCCGTGGCCTCTACAAAGGCTTACACAGCTCAAGTGGCAGTCCTGTCCATATTAGCAAATGTAACTGGCAAATTCCGTAAAATGGAGTATGATTTCGACCTTGTAAAAGAGCTTGGAATCGTTGCGACAGCAATGGAAGCCCTCTGTGACTCGAAAGAAGAGATGGAAGCCATTGCCCGTGAATATATGTCCGTTACAAGAAACTGCTTCTTCATTGGCCGTTCCCTTGACTACTATGTTGTTCTTGAAGGGGCCCTTAAGCTGAAGGAGATATCATACATCCAGGCAGAAGGCTTTGCTGGCGGAGAGCTTAAACACGGAACGATCGCCTTGATTGAAGAAGGTACACCTGTCATAGCCCTTGCCACTCAAGCAGGCGTCAACCTAAGCATCCGTGGAAATGTTAAAGAAGTGGTTGCCCGCGGCGCCAACCCTTGCATCATTTCCATGAAGGGTCTGGAAGAAGAGGATGACCGTTTCGTCATCCCGGAAGTGAATGAACTATTAACACCCCTTATCTCTGTTATCCCGCTGCAGCTCATTGCTTACTACGCTGCCTTGCACCGCGAATGTGACGTGGATAAACCACGTAACCTTGCGAAAAGTGTAACGGTTGAGTAA
- a CDS encoding iron chaperone, whose amino-acid sequence MEVFAEFLANIDNPQHRERTEEVLAWVTKKFPNLMPKIAWNQPMFTDHDTYIIGFSVAKHHLAVAPEKAGIDHFSDEIVQAGYDYTKQLVRIKWDNPVDYSLLEKMIEFNIFDKTDCSTFWRK is encoded by the coding sequence ATGGAAGTTTTTGCGGAATTTTTAGCGAATATTGATAACCCGCAACATAGGGAACGAACGGAAGAAGTCTTGGCTTGGGTAACTAAGAAATTTCCAAATTTAATGCCGAAAATTGCGTGGAATCAGCCTATGTTTACCGATCATGACACATATATCATTGGCTTTAGCGTAGCCAAACATCATTTGGCTGTTGCCCCTGAAAAGGCAGGGATCGATCATTTCTCTGATGAAATCGTGCAGGCTGGCTATGATTACACCAAGCAGTTGGTACGTATCAAGTGGGATAATCCGGTTGATTACTCATTACTTGAAAAAATGATTGAGTTTAATATTTTTGATAAGACAGACTGTTCAACTTTTTGGCGGAAATAA